A stretch of DNA from Thalassospiraceae bacterium LMO-SO8:
CAATTGGCTGTGAACAATCGTAGGGCGCTCGCCCTCAAGCTCTTCAATCAAGTCACACATAAATTCAGCCATCTCAATGGAAGGAGCGATAACCAAGCCCCCGGCTTCAGGCATTCGTAGCCGGAGATCGTCCAGTTTCGCTGTGGCCCACTCTACCATTGAGGCGTGATACCCAGATAACAAGGGCGATGAGTTATCCTTCTCGTACTGAGGGGTGCATGCCAACCGATAGAAATCCAACGCGCGTTGGAGACCAGGTATTCTTTTTAGTTCTGGCGTCAAAACTGCTGGCGCATTTCCTGATACTTCGATCGGTTCCCCATCTTCCAAATCAACTGTAAATTTCCCTTCATGCCTATGGAACGCAACTGGTCGACAATATTCTAAATCAACCGCCTCGCCATATGTGAGGGTGTAAGTCCCGTCTTCCGGATGATCGATAGCCCCAAAATCATCATATGCCAGCCAAATTGATTGGTTGCGATCAGACCTAATTGGCGTACCTGTAAGAATTAGGACGTAGTCGGCATTTGCAAACGCACTATCTGCGCTTGAGCCCCAAGCAGCCTCGACGGCAGCATGATGATGCTCATCGCAAATAACCAAAACCCTGTGCATTTCACAAATTGCTTGCAGCGCATCAAGCATTCCTTGAACGGCCTGCCAAGTGGCGCACACATCAACACCGAGTTGATCAAGGTTATCATCCGCTCCAGTTACTTTGCCCATATATCGGCCAGTCACGATCCTAAAATCTTCGGACCATTGGTTAACAACTTCGGAACGGGGCGCAATGACCACGACGCGATCAATAAGCCCTTTCTCAAACAAAGCTAACGCAATGCTTGAGGCAGCCATTGTCTTACCTGAACCAGGTGCTGCGTTTATCAGAAAATGGCGGTCGTCTCCCTTCTCGGAAAACCACGCCAATGCCTTATTAAGAGCTTCTGCTTGCCAAGGACGTAATTGAATATGCACGACTTTATCCCCCTTCGCTAAATTGCAGGAGGCGCATAGCGCCTGCCCATTAGTAACAATGGTCTTACCGCCTTTTGAGTATGGAACTTTATGGTCTGCGTGGAATGTCCCCTCCAATGTCACTCCGCAAATCTGGCATTGATATCCCGCTAACCAAGCGAGAATGCGCCTCTGTCGCTTGGTGAATATTCGCCTCACCGAGTTAACTGGTACTCAGTCAGTTGGATTTCTCGAATTGGTAGATTTGATGGCGGCTTAAAAACCGCATGTTCGTTAATGCGTCTTACTGCAAGAGCATATGGCACTTGTTTTGATTTTATCACCCAGCCTTGCTTCCGTAGTTCGCTGACTAAATCCGTCAAATTTGCCAATCCAAAAAAAACCAACGCCTCTAAGCGGGTAATTGGCTTTCCTTCTGCAATATGTTCACGGGCAGCCAAAGTAAGCCCATGCCTATCATTCTTCATTTTTGATTACCCATTCTTCTGCTAATGCTCCGGGGTTTCGTGGGAATAAAGAACTTTCCATCACTGGATATCTCTTCCTAAGGACTGATTTTGGGACATATGTAGCATCCTCAGTTGCCATCCCTCCCCAATCTCGTTCTCGATTCAACAGCATCCAGCCACCATCTGCAAAAGCGACGTCTAGACTTGGATTCAGAGACCGTGAATCAGTCGACCTTAAAAATTCGGCTTCTACATCATTTACACGCTCGACAAACTGTACAAACTTTGCAGCTTGTCGGAGCAATTCACCCACAGGAAACTCATCGCCGTATACGCGTTTAAGTTCCTGATATACCTGCTTCACTTTTGAAGTCTGGGTGGCCAATTTCACGGCCCCTTCCCGCACTCCGATTAAAACACGGATTACGAGTTTAATTAGATCACTAATTTAAACTTTAGGCATCAATCGTAACCTACCAACACCAATTTTTAGCCAGATGTTTGATGCATACTAAAATTTGCTATCTACTTTTTGGAGCTTCAGCACTAAGTCGCGCTTCACCGCCCCGATCAGAAACTCCACGTTCCCTTCCGGCCCCTTGATGGGGCTCGGCGTGATGCCGAGCACGGTCCAGCCGCAGTCGTCGGCGACGAAGGCCGAGACTTCCTGACAAACCTGTTCGTGCACCGCCGGGTCGCGCACCACGCCGCCCTTGCCGACCTGGCCGGGTCCGGCCTGGAACTGCGGCTTGATGAGGGCGACCAGCCTGGCCCCCGGCTTGGCCAGGGCCATCGCCGGCGGCAGAACCTTTTCCAGGCCGATGAAACTGACGTCGCAGACGATCAGGTCAATGGGATCGGGCACCTGCTTCGCCGTCAGATGGCGGGCGTTGGTTTTTTCCATCACCACCACGCGGTCGTCCGTGCGCAGCTTCCAATCCAGCTGCCCCTGGCCGACGTCGATGGCGTAGACCTTGGCGGCACCCTTGGTCAGCAGCACGTCCGTGAACCCGCCGGTGGAGGCCCCCAGGTCGAGACAGGTGAACCCCGTGGGATCGATGTGGAAATGCTCCAGCCCCTTGGCCAGCTTCTGCCCGCCCCTGGACACCCAGGGGTGGTCCTTGCCCTTGACCATGATCTCGGCGTCTTCGGCGACCTGCGCGCCCGGCTTGTCCAGGCGGCGGTCCGTGCCGAAGACGAGGCCCGCCATGACCAGGGCCTGGGCCTTGGTCCGGCTGTCGGCCAGGCCGCGGTCGACCAGCAATTGGTCGAGCCGGGTTTTCGATGGTTTCGTCATGGCGCGAGACTACCCCGCCGACGGAAAAATGGCGACGCCCGCAGGCGCCCGCCGCGCACTAGGCGCGGGCGGGTTCGGTCGCCTCGTTCGCGCGGCCCAAGGCCGAGAGCACCGTGGTGACGATGCCGGCGGCGTCCAGGTTCGCCTGGGCGATCTGGATTTCCGGTTTGTCCTGTTCGATGAACGCGTCGGGCATGGTCACGGCGCGCACCTTCAGGCCGTTTTCCAGAAGCCCGTCGTTGGCCATGAATTGCAGAACCTGGGCGGAGAAGCCGCCGATGGATCCTTCCTCGACCGTGACCAGGACTTCGTGGTTGGCGGCCAGCTTGCGCACCAGATCCTCGTCGATCGGCTTGGCGAAGCGTGCGTCGGCGACGGTCACGGACAGGCCCCGCGTGCCCAGATCTTCGGCCGCCTTCAGGCATTCCTGAAGGCGCGAGCCGAGGGACAGAAGGGCGATGGTCGTGCCTTCGCGCAGAATCCGGCCCTTGCCGATCTCGAGCGGGGTGCCCTTGGCCGGCAGTTCGACCCCGACACCTTCGCCGCGCGGATAACGGATCGCCGACGGGCGGTCGTTGATGCCGGCGGCGGTCGCCGTCATGTGCATCAGTTCGGCCTCGTCCGCGGGCGCCATCACGACGAACCCCGGCAGGGTGCAGAGGTACGGCAGATCGAAGGCGCCGCAATGGGTCGAGCCGTCGGCGCCGACATAACCGGCGCGGTCGATGGCGAAACGCACGGGCAGCGACTGGATCGCCACGTCATGGACGACCTGATCGTAAGCGCGCTGCAGGAAGGTGGAATAAATGGCGCAGAACGGCTTGTAGCCCTCGGTCGCCATGCCGGCGGCAAAGGTCACGCCGTGCTGTTCCGCGATGCCGACGTCAAAGGAACGGTCCGGGAAGTTTTCGGAAAACTTGTCGACGCCCGTGCCGCCCGGCATGGCGGCGGTGATGGCGACGATCTTGTCATCGTCCTTGGCTTCCGCGATCAGGGCCTTGGCGAATACCGAGGTATAGCTCGGCGCGTTGGCGATGGCCTTGTGCTGCTTGCCGGTGACGACATCGAACTTGGACACGCCGTGGTATTTGTCGGCGGATTCCTCCGCCGGCTTGTAACCATGGCCCTTTTCCGTGACGACATGCAGCAGGACCGGCCCCGGCACCGCGTCGTCGCGCAGGTTCTTCAGCACGGGCAGCAGGTGGTCCAGGTTGTGGCCGTCCACGGGGCCGACGTAATAGAAGCCCAGTTCCTCGAACAACGTGCCGCCGGTGACCATGCCGCGGGCGTATTCATCGACCTTGGCCGCCGCCTGTTCGATGGAGCGCGGGAACTTCTTGGCAAGTTCCTTGGCGAAATGGCGGGCGGAGCGGAACTGTTTCGACGAAATCAACTGCGACAAATAGGCCGACAGGGCGCCCACGGGCGGGGCGATCGACATGTCGTTGTCGTTCAGGATGACGATCAGCTTGGCGTCCATGGACCCGGCGTTGTTCATGGCTTCATAGGCCATGCCGGCGGTCATGGCGCCGTCGCCGATCACGGCGATGACGTTCTTGGGCACGCCGGCCAGCTTGCTCGCCACGGCCATGCCCAGGCCGGCCGAAATCGAGGTCGAGCTGTGGGCCGCGCCGAACGGGTCGTATTCGCTTTCCGTGCGCTTGGTGAAGCCCGAAAGCCCGCCGCCCTGACGCAGGGTGTGCATGCGTTCCCGGCGGCCGGTCAGGATCTTGTGCGGATAGCACTGATGGCCGACGTCCCAGATCAGACGGTCGTTCGGGGTATCGAAGACATGGTGGATGGCGGCGGTCAGTTCGACCACGCCCAGCGACGCGCCCAGGTGGCCGCCGGTGATCGACACGCTGCGCACCGTGTCGTCGCGCAGTTCGCGGACCAGTTGCTTCAGCTCGTCGACCGAGAAATTCCGCATATCCTTGGGATCGCTAACACGATCCAGGATCGGGGTGAGGCTTTCTTGTTCCAAGTTTCAAACCCTCAAATTGAGGCCCAGACGCCCGGTCCGGACCGCATGTTGAAATTGTTTCCGTCGTATTGGTCGAATCAGGTGCGCCGTTCGACGATGAATCGCGCCAATTGCTTTAGAAGGTCGCCTTTTTCACCGAACATTTCAAGGTGTGCGGCCGCCTGCTCGCTGAGCATGTCAGCCTGTTGACGCGCCTTGTCGATGCCGAGCAAGGACACGAATGTGGCCTTGTTGGCGTCGGCGTCCTTGCCGGTCGCCTTGCCGACCAGCGCCGCGTCGCCTTCGACGTCCAACAGGTCGTCGGCGATCTGGAAGGCTAGGCCGATGTCATGGGCATAGGCGTGCAGGGCGGTGCGGGCATCGTCCGAGGCCTTGCCCAGGATCGCCCCGGCTTCCGCGGAAACGGCGATCAGGTCGCCCGTCTTCATACGCTGCAAGCGGGTAATCTGGGCCACGTCCAATTTGTTGGTCTCGGCCCACAGGTCCATCATCTGACCGCCGACCATGCCGTGATCGCCGGCCGCCTTGGCCAGGGCCAGAACCAGATCGGCGCGCACCCGGGCATCGGAGTGGGTTTCCGGCGCGGCCAGCACCTCGAACGCCTTGGTCAGAAGCGCGTCGCCGGCCAGGATCGCCGTCGCCTCGTCGAACTTGATATGGCAGGTCGGCTGGCCGCGGCGCAGGTCGTCGTCGTCCATGGCCGGCAGGTCGTCGTGGACCAGGGAATAACAATGCACCATCTCGACCGCCGCCGCCGCGCGCAGGGCCGAGGTCGTATCGACACCGAACAGCGCCGCGCTCTGCGTCACCAGGAACGGGCGGACCCGTTTGCCGCCGGCCAAGGAGGCATAGCGCATGGCTTCGACCACGCGCGCCTCGGGCGTGTCCGTCAGCGGCATCAAGGTATCGAGCATGTCCGTCACTTGTTTGGCGTTATCGCCCAGTGCGGCCTGAAACTCCGAATCGGAATCTTTCATTTATTTGGCTTTCCGGAACTATTCTTGGTCGGCGGGTTCGGTGGTCAGGGTGCCGCCGCTGCCGACGACGATCTTGTCGACGCGCAGTTGCGCTTCCTTAAGCTTGGCTTCGCAATGGGTCTTCAGTGCGACGCCCCGGGAATAGGAATCGATGGCCTGGTCCAAAGACCCGGCCCCCTGCTCCAGCCCGCGCACGATGTCTTCAAGTTCGCTCATCGCGTCCTCGAAGCTCAGCGCGCGGACATCCGCCGGGATCTCCGTCTGGGCGTCGGTGTCTGAGGTTTTCTGCTTGGCCATGGGATACCTTATCGACAAGGCGCGGGAGTGTAGGCCCCCGCCCCCCATACCGCAAGTGCGAAGCCCCGGCGGCGGCGGAATTCAAGGGTTTATTGCGTCATCAGGGCGCGTACATGCCCCGCACTGCTTTCCGCAAGGGCGTTCAGGTCATACCCGCCTTCAAGACAAGACACCACCCGATTGTCGCAGCAGTCGCGGGCGACGCGCAAAAGCTCGACCGTGACCCAGACGAAATCCTCGGTCGTCAGCATCAGCGACGCCAGGGGATCGCGCGCATGGGCGTCGAATCCGGCGGAAATGATCAAAAGGTCGGGGTTGAAATTGCGCAGGGCCGGCAGGATGCGGTCGCGGTAACCTCGGCGAAAGGCATCCGTGCCATCACCCGGATTAAGCGGCAGATTGCAGATGTTGTCCGCCACGCCCGTGTCCTGCACCATTCCCGTGCCCGGATAGGCGGGCCATTGATGGGACGACGCATAGAACAGGTTGGGATCGTTCTGGAACGAGTGCTGCGTGCCGTTGCCGTGGTGCACGTCGAAATCGACCACGGCGACCTTCTCGATGCCTTCGGTCTTGCGGGCATGGCGGGCGGCGATGGCGACCGTGTTGAACAGGCAGAATCCCATGGCCTGCGACGATTCCGCGTGATGGCCCGGCGGGCGCACGGCGCAAAAGGCGTTGCGCGCCTCGCCGCTGAGGACGGCGTCGACCGCGGAACAGGCGCCGCCGGCGGCGCGCAGCGCGGCCTCCGCCGATTTCGGCGACATGCTGGTGTCCGGGTCCAGATAGACGCGCCCTTCCGTCGGCACATTGTCCATCACCGTTTCCACGTAGTCATGGCCGTGGGTGTTCTCGACCACGCCGAGGTCGATCATCGGCGCCTCCAGGCGCAGCAGATCGGCGAAGGGTTCCGTCTCCAGCGCCTGCATGACCGCGCGCAGGCGCTCCGGGCATTCCGGATGACCGCGCCCCGGGTCATGCTCCACACAGGCCTGATGGAAATAGAGGTGCGTCGTCATCGGCGTCGTTCCTTTCTCCCGGCCTTTTCCTCGGCACGGGTGCGCGTCACTGTTTCGCCCCGCCTGTCGTCAGAACCCGGAGATAGTCCACGAGATTGGCAAGCTGTTCCTTGTCCGGCACCTTTTGCACCGGCATCTTGGTGCCCGGCAAAAATTTATCAGGCCCCTGGTAGAACAGATCAAATAGGGTTTTTTCGTTCCAAGTAAAGGACTTGTTTCTAAGCGCGCCGGAATAGTTATACCCCTCGACCGCGCCGACCGGGCGGCCCCACAACCCTTCGAAATGCGGGCCCGACCGCATCGCCGCTTCGGCGTTCAGGGCGTGGCAGTTGGCGCATTTGGTGAACAGCCGGGCCCCGGGATGATCGCTCGACAACCAGGGTTGCTTGCCGGCCTTATCATCGGCCCGAAGACCGATGCGATCCCCCGTTTCCAGATGCCATACGGCGGTGGTTTCGTCGGCGCTGGCGGTCAGCGCAAAGCGGCCGTCCGGCGTGAAGCGGGCGGCCCAGATGATTTTGTCGTGGGCAGGAACCGTCTTCAGGATAGCCCCCGTCGCCAGATCCCACTCCACCAGACGCCCGTCCCGGCCCGCCGACAAGGCGCGCCGCCCATCCGGGGACACGGCGGCGGCGTAAACCTGGCCGGTGCGATCCTCGCTATGGGTAAGCACGGAAACCGCCTCGCCCGTCTTGACGTCCCACAGACGCAGCGTGCGGTCGATGCTGGCCGTCAACAGGCGCTTGCCCCCGGGCAAGGCGTTCATTTTCGTGATGCCCTGGTGATGGCCTTCAAGAATCCCTTGCAGGCGGCCGTCGGCGACCGACCAGATTCCGACCTTTCCGTCGTGCCCGCCGGCGGCGATCCAGGCGCCGCCGTTGACGAAGGCGACATCGTTGACCGGCGCGGAATAGGTAATCTCGCGGACCGCCTCGCCCGTCGCCATGTTCCAGATACGCAGGGTCTTGTCCCATGACCCGGTGGCGACCTGCTTGCCGTCGGGCGACACGGCCGCCGCCATGACCTTGTGGCCGTGCCCGGTCAGACGCCGGACCAGTTTGCCCGAAGGCACGTCCCAGATGATCGCCGTCTTGTCGTCGCTGGTGGTCACGACATGCTTGCCGTCGGGCGCGAACACGGCGCCGGTCACCGGCCCTTCGTGGGCGTCGAGAACCGCGACTTCCGCCTGCGTTCCGAAATCCCACAGCCGCGCCGTGAAATCGAAACTGGCCGTGACGACCCAATGGCCGTCCGGCGAGACGTCGACCGCCCGCACCATGCCGCCGTGGCCGATCAGGTCGGCGCGCGCACCGCCGGGTATCGCCGCGGCCAACAGCACCGCGAAGCAGCCCGCCAAAAGCCGGGAAACGCGGGGCAATCGGACAGTCGGCCCATGGATGGGAAGGTCGGCGCGCGGGGCGGTCAGCATTGGCATGGCAAATATATTGGAAGAAGCCCAGCCCCTTGCCAACCGCCTTTTCGCCATGCGCAAATAGGCCGCCTTGATGGAATTTACGTGCAAATATGCTTGCAATACTGATTGCGGGGCGCGAGCCCCCTGCCTAAACTGACGCCCGCCGCAGGCCCGGGCCTGAATTCGGGCCCGAACCAGAGGAACGCCCCTTGATGTCCGCAGCCCGGCCCATCGTCTCCGCCCTATCGACAATCGCCGCCGCCTTGATGTCTCTGACGGCCGCCCAGGCGCAGGCGCCGCAGGCCGTGCCCGTCGTCGTCGACCGCGTTCTTGCCGAAGCCTCGCATCAGAACGTGCCGGTAATCGGCCGCTTCGTCGCCCGCCAGGCCGGCCCCGTCGCGGCGCGGATCAGCGGCCCCGTCGCCGAATTCAAGGTCGACGTCGGCGACCGCGTCGCCAAGGGCGACGTCCTGGCCGTGCTGGTCAAGGACAGCCTGAAGTGGGAACGGGAACTGAAGGCGGCCGAGATGAACCGCTTTCAGGCGGCCCTGGAAACCGCCAAGGAAACCCTGAAATTGCGCCGGCAGGAACTGTCGCGTCTGGAAGGCCTGCGTAAATCGGCTGCGTTCTCGCAGGCCCGGCTTGACGACAAGCTTCAGGAAGTCGCCGTCGCCAAGGCCGAAATCGCCGTCGCCGACGGCCAACTGGCCAGCGCCAAGGCCAGCCTGAAACTGGCCGAAATCGCCCTGACCTACGCCGACGTTGTCGCCCCCTACGGCGGTGTCGTGTCGCGCCGCCATACGGAAGCGGGCGCCTTCGTCAATCTGGGCGATCCCCTGATCACCCTGATCAACGACACGGACCTGGAGATCGAAGCAGACGTGCCGGCGCGCAACGTGGGCGGCCTGGTGCCGGGGGCCAATGTCACCGCCACCCTATCCGCCGCGACGACAATTCAGGCCACCGTGCGCGCCGTCGTGCCCGACGAAAACCCGCAAACCCGCACCCGCACCGTGCGCTTTCAGCTTGGCGACGCCGCAGACGGAGCCGGCATCGCCGCGAACCAGAGCGTGACGCTGAGCGTGCCGATCTCGCGCGCGGCATCGGTGGTCACCGTGCACAAGGACGCGATCCTTAACCGTCTGGGCAGGACCGTCGTGTTTCTGCATCAGGACGGCAAGGCCCTGGTCCGCCCGGTGCGCCTGGGCGAGGCCGTGGGCAACCGCCTGATCGTCGAGGGCGGCCTGGCCGCCGGTGATCTGGTTGTCGTGCGCGGCAACGAACGCCTGCGCCCCGGACAGGACATCTCGTTCACCCCGCCGCCGGAATCCGGCAAGGCAGCCCCTGCCGCCGACGCCGCATCCCCCGACAAGCCGAAGACCTGAGGCCCGGAGACGCCGATCCATGGACCTGATCCGGTTATCCATCCAACGCCCCATCGCCGTCATGGCGGCGGTGCTGATGTTGATCCTGTTCGGTATCGTGGCGCTTTATTCGATCCCGATCCAGTTGACGCCGGACATCCGCAAGCCGGTCATCAGCGTCGAGACCGTGTGGCCCGGCGCCGCCCCGGCCGAGGTCGAGCGTGAAATCATCGTCGAACAGGAAGAGGTGCTGAAGGGCATC
This window harbors:
- a CDS encoding DEAD/DEAH box helicase family protein, with amino-acid sequence MEGTFHADHKVPYSKGGKTIVTNGQALCASCNLAKGDKVVHIQLRPWQAEALNKALAWFSEKGDDRHFLINAAPGSGKTMAASSIALALFEKGLIDRVVVIAPRSEVVNQWSEDFRIVTGRYMGKVTGADDNLDQLGVDVCATWQAVQGMLDALQAICEMHRVLVICDEHHHAAVEAAWGSSADSAFANADYVLILTGTPIRSDRNQSIWLAYDDFGAIDHPEDGTYTLTYGEAVDLEYCRPVAFHRHEGKFTVDLEDGEPIEVSGNAPAVLTPELKRIPGLQRALDFYRLACTPQYEKDNSSPLLSGYHASMVEWATAKLDDLRLRMPEAGGLVIAPSIEMAEFMCDLIEELEGERPTIVHSQLANAEGRIRAFRNTDKRWIVSVAMISEGVDIKRLRVLIYLPSALTELAFRQAIGRVVRTMGDEDDTRAYVIMPSFETFEKYARSVEDEMSPSAKKVDETPKTKKCPVCRAENPLGSKVCEICEHEFPTPTGTSFKPCGSCGALNPRAATNCQNCGVSFKADFKLSLDEALRMGAIVRGMDLTEEEVRASEEIASTVREKVLKSGDAALIKIVKTLPEESWERMRQIFLPDEE
- a CDS encoding helix-turn-helix domain-containing protein, translating into MKNDRHGLTLAAREHIAEGKPITRLEALVFFGLANLTDLVSELRKQGWVIKSKQVPYALAVRRINEHAVFKPPSNLPIREIQLTEYQLTR
- a CDS encoding TlyA family RNA methyltransferase, producing MTKPSKTRLDQLLVDRGLADSRTKAQALVMAGLVFGTDRRLDKPGAQVAEDAEIMVKGKDHPWVSRGGQKLAKGLEHFHIDPTGFTCLDLGASTGGFTDVLLTKGAAKVYAIDVGQGQLDWKLRTDDRVVVMEKTNARHLTAKQVPDPIDLIVCDVSFIGLEKVLPPAMALAKPGARLVALIKPQFQAGPGQVGKGGVVRDPAVHEQVCQEVSAFVADDCGWTVLGITPSPIKGPEGNVEFLIGAVKRDLVLKLQKVDSKF
- the dxs gene encoding 1-deoxy-D-xylulose-5-phosphate synthase yields the protein MRNFSVDELKQLVRELRDDTVRSVSITGGHLGASLGVVELTAAIHHVFDTPNDRLIWDVGHQCYPHKILTGRRERMHTLRQGGGLSGFTKRTESEYDPFGAAHSSTSISAGLGMAVASKLAGVPKNVIAVIGDGAMTAGMAYEAMNNAGSMDAKLIVILNDNDMSIAPPVGALSAYLSQLISSKQFRSARHFAKELAKKFPRSIEQAAAKVDEYARGMVTGGTLFEELGFYYVGPVDGHNLDHLLPVLKNLRDDAVPGPVLLHVVTEKGHGYKPAEESADKYHGVSKFDVVTGKQHKAIANAPSYTSVFAKALIAEAKDDDKIVAITAAMPGGTGVDKFSENFPDRSFDVGIAEQHGVTFAAGMATEGYKPFCAIYSTFLQRAYDQVVHDVAIQSLPVRFAIDRAGYVGADGSTHCGAFDLPYLCTLPGFVVMAPADEAELMHMTATAAGINDRPSAIRYPRGEGVGVELPAKGTPLEIGKGRILREGTTIALLSLGSRLQECLKAAEDLGTRGLSVTVADARFAKPIDEDLVRKLAANHEVLVTVEEGSIGGFSAQVLQFMANDGLLENGLKVRAVTMPDAFIEQDKPEIQIAQANLDAAGIVTTVLSALGRANEATEPARA
- a CDS encoding polyprenyl synthetase family protein encodes the protein MKDSDSEFQAALGDNAKQVTDMLDTLMPLTDTPEARVVEAMRYASLAGGKRVRPFLVTQSAALFGVDTTSALRAAAAVEMVHCYSLVHDDLPAMDDDDLRRGQPTCHIKFDEATAILAGDALLTKAFEVLAAPETHSDARVRADLVLALAKAAGDHGMVGGQMMDLWAETNKLDVAQITRLQRMKTGDLIAVSAEAGAILGKASDDARTALHAYAHDIGLAFQIADDLLDVEGDAALVGKATGKDADANKATFVSLLGIDKARQQADMLSEQAAAHLEMFGEKGDLLKQLARFIVERRT
- a CDS encoding exodeoxyribonuclease VII small subunit; this encodes MAKQKTSDTDAQTEIPADVRALSFEDAMSELEDIVRGLEQGAGSLDQAIDSYSRGVALKTHCEAKLKEAQLRVDKIVVGSGGTLTTEPADQE
- a CDS encoding histone deacetylase family protein; translation: MTTHLYFHQACVEHDPGRGHPECPERLRAVMQALETEPFADLLRLEAPMIDLGVVENTHGHDYVETVMDNVPTEGRVYLDPDTSMSPKSAEAALRAAGGACSAVDAVLSGEARNAFCAVRPPGHHAESSQAMGFCLFNTVAIAARHARKTEGIEKVAVVDFDVHHGNGTQHSFQNDPNLFYASSHQWPAYPGTGMVQDTGVADNICNLPLNPGDGTDAFRRGYRDRILPALRNFNPDLLIISAGFDAHARDPLASLMLTTEDFVWVTVELLRVARDCCDNRVVSCLEGGYDLNALAESSAGHVRALMTQ
- a CDS encoding c-type cytochrome, with the protein product MPRVSRLLAGCFAVLLAAAIPGGARADLIGHGGMVRAVDVSPDGHWVVTASFDFTARLWDFGTQAEVAVLDAHEGPVTGAVFAPDGKHVVTTSDDKTAIIWDVPSGKLVRRLTGHGHKVMAAAVSPDGKQVATGSWDKTLRIWNMATGEAVREITYSAPVNDVAFVNGGAWIAAGGHDGKVGIWSVADGRLQGILEGHHQGITKMNALPGGKRLLTASIDRTLRLWDVKTGEAVSVLTHSEDRTGQVYAAAVSPDGRRALSAGRDGRLVEWDLATGAILKTVPAHDKIIWAARFTPDGRFALTASADETTAVWHLETGDRIGLRADDKAGKQPWLSSDHPGARLFTKCANCHALNAEAAMRSGPHFEGLWGRPVGAVEGYNYSGALRNKSFTWNEKTLFDLFYQGPDKFLPGTKMPVQKVPDKEQLANLVDYLRVLTTGGAKQ
- a CDS encoding efflux RND transporter periplasmic adaptor subunit, with the protein product MSAARPIVSALSTIAAALMSLTAAQAQAPQAVPVVVDRVLAEASHQNVPVIGRFVARQAGPVAARISGPVAEFKVDVGDRVAKGDVLAVLVKDSLKWERELKAAEMNRFQAALETAKETLKLRRQELSRLEGLRKSAAFSQARLDDKLQEVAVAKAEIAVADGQLASAKASLKLAEIALTYADVVAPYGGVVSRRHTEAGAFVNLGDPLITLINDTDLEIEADVPARNVGGLVPGANVTATLSAATTIQATVRAVVPDENPQTRTRTVRFQLGDAADGAGIAANQSVTLSVPISRAASVVTVHKDAILNRLGRTVVFLHQDGKALVRPVRLGEAVGNRLIVEGGLAAGDLVVVRGNERLRPGQDISFTPPPESGKAAPAADAASPDKPKT